In Modestobacter versicolor, a single genomic region encodes these proteins:
- a CDS encoding ATP-binding protein: MDPVRNPYAPGAGQRPPELAGRDTELSAFDVVLERIARGRPERSLVLTGLRGVGKTVLLNQLRSAAISRGWGTGKIEARPDQSLRRPLSAALHMALRELRHPDQESTDAVLGTLKAFAQRQAPADAKVRDRWQPGIDVPATTGRADSGDMEIDLVELLTDVAGIAADVGKGVALFIDEMQDVQADDVSAICAACHELSQQGAPLIVVGAGLPHLPAVLSASKSYSERLFRYLRIDRLDRAAADRALLAPAEREDVEFHTDALDALYEAADGYPYFVQAYGKVTWDVAASSPITAADVAMAAPAAEAELAVGFFGSRYDRATPAEREYMHAMAELGGPAGAAVGTSDVAVSLGRKPASLSPARDSLIKKGLVYSAERGQIAFTVPHFGRYLLRHATE; this comes from the coding sequence ATGGACCCCGTGCGGAACCCGTACGCCCCCGGCGCCGGTCAGCGCCCGCCCGAGCTCGCCGGCCGGGACACGGAGCTCTCCGCCTTCGACGTGGTGCTCGAGCGCATCGCCCGCGGCCGACCCGAGCGCTCGCTGGTGCTCACCGGGCTGCGCGGCGTCGGCAAGACCGTGCTGCTCAACCAGCTGCGCTCGGCGGCGATCAGCCGCGGCTGGGGCACCGGGAAGATCGAGGCGCGGCCCGACCAGTCGCTGCGCCGGCCGCTGTCGGCCGCGCTGCACATGGCGCTGCGCGAGCTGCGGCACCCCGACCAGGAGTCCACCGACGCGGTCCTCGGCACGCTCAAGGCCTTCGCCCAGCGCCAGGCGCCCGCGGACGCGAAGGTCCGCGACCGCTGGCAGCCGGGCATCGACGTGCCGGCCACCACCGGCCGGGCCGACTCCGGTGACATGGAGATCGACCTCGTCGAGCTGCTCACCGACGTGGCCGGCATCGCCGCCGACGTCGGCAAGGGCGTGGCGCTGTTCATCGACGAGATGCAGGACGTGCAGGCCGACGACGTCTCCGCCATCTGCGCCGCCTGCCACGAGCTCTCCCAGCAGGGCGCGCCGCTGATCGTGGTCGGCGCCGGCCTCCCCCACCTCCCCGCGGTGCTCAGCGCCTCCAAGAGCTACTCCGAGCGGCTCTTCCGCTACCTGCGGATCGACCGGCTGGACCGGGCCGCCGCCGACCGGGCGCTGCTGGCCCCCGCCGAGCGGGAGGACGTCGAGTTCCACACCGACGCGCTCGATGCGCTGTACGAGGCCGCCGACGGCTACCCCTACTTCGTGCAGGCCTACGGCAAGGTCACCTGGGACGTCGCCGCCTCCTCCCCCATCACCGCCGCCGACGTCGCGATGGCCGCCCCGGCCGCCGAGGCCGAGCTCGCCGTCGGCTTCTTCGGCTCGCGCTACGACCGCGCCACCCCGGCCGAGCGGGAGTACATGCACGCCATGGCCGAGCTGGGCGGCCCGGCCGGCGCGGCGGTGGGCACCTCCGACGTCGCCGTCTCGCTGGGCCGCAAGCCCGCCTCGCTCTCCCCCGCCCGCGACTCGCTGATCAAGAAGGGGCTGGTCTACTCCGCCGAGCGCGGCCAGATCGCCTTCACCGTGCCGCACTTCGGGCGCTACCTGCTGCGGCACGCCACGGAGTAG
- a CDS encoding LuxR C-terminal-related transcriptional regulator, with translation MPQGEWVVRPRAGLVAQALAELARPGVVGIAVTGEAGSGKTTLATHVGVAVGARSAVLLVRGTALAAPHPYGALSPYLDGLPDDLGDGPPGPLVVTRVLQQRLRGLGGATAPLVVVDNVDLVDEHSAGVLGALAGSGALRLLVVADDVTTGPDAIVDLWRDGLLGAVVVHPWSDEEVDAAVQARLGGQVSAGVRRHLRESSDGNPMLLRHLLELGVHSGGLVRSHGSWTVDAFRWSAPEAGGLLDAPLARWTAAQRRLLELVALTDHVPLTAVDRLLPPDQLEALQRAGVVVVEPGRAGGVAGPPTARLASPALARAIGQQVPWARRRAVLQTAVELGVGDGDPSAAQELGLAALTLDTGAVLDPALALRAAGTALLQQDAPLALRLAEAVPAGDHEALATVLRSQALRMLGRTDDAVAVLEELRARRWPAMPAGERVLWAIERADTARYAPTPVRETALEVLDSLRTDGPVTDADPEAMLDIAWASLAFSGGRYAELVERLRPVHGAGTSAGVERWAVSGSLLAAALAALGSQQEARAVAADVAEVWHQGQLPPDLSMVVLSGLNVALLTCGEWAVVRDQLALPGPHRDARNGTSDDFGLGLVHVLCGNGHRARPLLRSALAGFVLRDPHRLEGLARAALAWAEALAGDTAAARAELSRYAPTMWLDYDGPVTPQLSLSGARLALGDDVREEVVARGRVLLERGHLGNAAVVLSQAARHGSADAVALLRSMPMHSPGPWMRAARDHAEGVATGDADLLARTAHGLLAAGDAGFAVDAATAALDVPDAGRETVRSAAKVLHLARRQLAGPTAPGAGDAAAGPLTRREREVAERAAQRQSNAEIAAALHLSVRTVESYLQSAFSKLGINSRTELPGALEQLAG, from the coding sequence GTGCCCCAGGGTGAGTGGGTGGTCCGGCCCCGCGCCGGCCTGGTGGCCCAGGCGCTCGCCGAGCTGGCCCGCCCCGGGGTGGTCGGCATCGCCGTCACCGGCGAGGCCGGCTCGGGCAAGACGACGCTGGCCACCCACGTCGGCGTCGCCGTGGGCGCACGGAGCGCCGTGCTGCTGGTCCGCGGGACGGCGCTGGCCGCCCCGCACCCCTACGGCGCGCTGTCGCCCTACCTCGACGGGCTGCCCGACGACCTCGGCGACGGGCCGCCCGGTCCGCTCGTCGTCACCCGGGTGCTGCAGCAGCGCCTGCGCGGCCTCGGCGGTGCGACCGCCCCGCTCGTCGTGGTCGACAACGTCGACCTGGTGGACGAGCACAGCGCGGGCGTGCTCGGCGCGCTGGCCGGGTCCGGCGCGCTGCGCCTGCTGGTGGTGGCCGACGACGTCACGACCGGCCCGGACGCGATCGTCGACCTCTGGCGCGACGGGCTGCTCGGCGCCGTCGTCGTCCACCCCTGGAGCGACGAGGAGGTGGACGCCGCTGTCCAGGCCCGGCTCGGGGGGCAGGTGAGCGCCGGGGTGCGCCGGCACCTGCGGGAGTCCAGCGACGGCAACCCGATGCTGCTGCGGCACCTGCTCGAGCTCGGCGTGCACAGCGGCGGGCTGGTGCGCTCGCACGGCAGCTGGACCGTCGACGCCTTCCGCTGGTCCGCCCCCGAGGCCGGCGGGCTGCTCGACGCGCCGCTGGCCCGCTGGACGGCGGCGCAGCGGCGGCTGCTGGAGCTGGTCGCGCTGACCGACCACGTGCCGCTGACCGCGGTCGACCGGCTGCTGCCGCCCGACCAGCTGGAGGCGTTGCAGCGGGCCGGGGTCGTGGTGGTCGAGCCCGGTCGCGCCGGGGGCGTCGCCGGTCCGCCCACCGCGCGGCTGGCCAGCCCGGCGCTGGCCCGGGCCATCGGCCAGCAGGTGCCCTGGGCCCGGCGGCGGGCGGTGCTGCAGACGGCGGTCGAGCTCGGCGTGGGGGACGGCGACCCGAGCGCGGCGCAGGAGCTGGGGCTGGCGGCGCTCACCCTGGACACCGGCGCCGTGCTGGACCCGGCGCTGGCGCTGCGCGCCGCCGGCACCGCCCTCCTGCAGCAGGACGCCCCGCTGGCCCTGCGGCTGGCCGAGGCGGTCCCGGCCGGCGACCACGAGGCGCTGGCGACGGTGCTGCGCTCCCAGGCGCTGCGGATGCTCGGCCGGACCGACGACGCGGTGGCCGTCCTCGAGGAGCTGCGCGCCCGCCGCTGGCCGGCCATGCCCGCCGGCGAGCGCGTGCTCTGGGCGATCGAGCGGGCCGACACCGCCCGCTACGCCCCGACGCCGGTCCGCGAGACGGCCCTGGAGGTGCTGGACTCCCTGCGCACCGACGGCCCGGTGACGGACGCCGACCCGGAGGCGATGCTCGACATCGCCTGGGCCTCGCTCGCCTTCTCCGGCGGCCGGTACGCCGAGCTCGTCGAGCGGCTGCGCCCGGTGCACGGGGCCGGCACGTCGGCCGGCGTCGAGCGGTGGGCGGTCAGCGGCTCCCTGCTGGCGGCGGCCCTGGCGGCGCTCGGCAGCCAGCAGGAGGCACGGGCGGTGGCTGCCGACGTCGCGGAGGTGTGGCACCAGGGGCAGCTGCCGCCGGACCTCAGCATGGTCGTGCTCTCCGGGTTGAACGTCGCCCTGCTGACCTGCGGCGAGTGGGCGGTGGTGCGCGACCAGCTCGCGCTCCCGGGGCCGCACCGCGACGCCCGCAACGGCACCTCCGACGACTTCGGGCTCGGGCTGGTGCACGTGCTCTGCGGGAACGGGCACCGCGCCCGGCCGCTGCTCCGCTCGGCACTGGCCGGCTTCGTGCTGCGCGACCCGCACCGGCTCGAGGGCCTCGCCCGCGCGGCACTGGCCTGGGCCGAGGCGCTGGCCGGCGACACCGCGGCCGCCCGCGCCGAGCTCTCGCGCTACGCCCCCACGATGTGGCTGGACTACGACGGCCCGGTGACCCCGCAGCTGAGCCTCTCCGGCGCCCGGCTCGCGCTCGGTGACGACGTGCGGGAGGAGGTGGTGGCCCGCGGGCGCGTGCTGCTGGAGCGGGGGCACCTGGGCAACGCCGCCGTCGTGCTCTCCCAGGCCGCCCGGCACGGCTCCGCCGACGCCGTGGCGCTGCTGCGCAGCATGCCGATGCACTCCCCCGGCCCGTGGATGCGCGCCGCCCGCGACCACGCCGAGGGGGTCGCCACCGGGGACGCCGACCTGCTGGCGCGCACGGCGCACGGGCTGCTGGCCGCCGGAGACGCCGGGTTCGCCGTCGACGCCGCGACGGCCGCGCTGGACGTCCCGGACGCGGGCCGGGAGACGGTGCGCAGCGCCGCCAAGGTGCTGCACCTCGCCCGGCGGCAGCTCGCCGGACCCACCGCGCCCGGCGCCGGTGACGCAGCCGCCGGGCCGCTCACCCGGCGCGAGCGCGAGGTGGCCGAGCGGGCGGCGCAGCGCCAGTCGAACGCCGAGATCGCGGCCGCGTTGCACCTGTCGGTGCGCACCGTGGAGAGCTACCTGCAGTCGGCGTTCAGCAAGCTGGGCATCAACAGCCGGACCGAGCTGCCCGGCGCGCTGGAGCAGCTCGCCGGCTGA
- a CDS encoding septum formation family protein, translated as MTTLTRRRGKHRAPRPPRRPASTVSGLVAAAGLALTLAACGGSGSDVPDEDAVAAAVEDAVGTSDEDVEAAVEEWAESVSGKPDAPDEPLAVGDCAETIWYETPAAGLPSIDCDEEHDAEVYLAVPLDELGPSFPGTSEMQDHTKRDCTTGFEDFVGIPVDQSVNMFSVVYPTEESWADGDRTALCYATGRTMEPLTGSLEGVAE; from the coding sequence GTGACCACCCTGACCCGCCGCCGTGGCAAGCACCGCGCCCCGCGTCCGCCCCGCCGTCCCGCGTCCACCGTCTCCGGCCTCGTGGCCGCCGCCGGGCTCGCCCTGACCCTGGCCGCCTGCGGCGGCAGCGGCTCGGACGTGCCGGACGAGGACGCCGTCGCCGCAGCCGTGGAGGACGCCGTCGGCACCAGCGACGAGGACGTCGAGGCCGCCGTCGAGGAGTGGGCCGAGAGCGTGTCCGGCAAGCCGGACGCGCCCGACGAGCCGCTGGCCGTCGGGGACTGCGCCGAGACGATCTGGTACGAGACGCCCGCCGCCGGCCTCCCCTCCATCGACTGCGACGAGGAGCACGACGCGGAGGTCTACCTGGCCGTGCCGCTGGACGAGCTGGGCCCGTCCTTCCCGGGCACGTCCGAGATGCAGGACCACACCAAGCGGGACTGCACGACCGGCTTCGAGGACTTCGTCGGCATCCCGGTCGACCAGTCGGTGAACATGTTCTCCGTCGTGTACCCCACCGAGGAGAGCTGGGCCGACGGCGACCGCACCGCGCTCTGCTACGCCACCGGCCGGACGATGGAGCCGCTGACCGGTTCGCTCGAGGGCGTGGCGGAGTGA
- a CDS encoding NAD-glutamate dehydrogenase, with the protein MVGTETLSDRMLDRAADVPVDMASLEAAQDEKRRLLDDAAAAAGGLMTGGAALPAGVRAEDGAALMHRFYAGEPAAEVVGHEPAELAALALDHLRLAARRRPGTPVVDVHRGEGGRAVLRVVVDDMPFLVDSVTAEVVRQGIVAQHVVHPIVVVRRDAEGELIAFCDSADAAACGADALAESWMAVVLAGAVDDEAAEDLVAGLATVLADVRRTHEDADALTARAREVADALDREPAAADAGEHAADDPAEAAALLRWLADGNFLFLGARTVELVGDTADPSVVEGSELGLLRGSPQRTTSVAPAALAAPGAVGSRRVLVTKGDARSTVQRPAWLDLVVVDLPSDVPGSRGRQHLLVGLFPNEAYTSSVRDVPLVRRTADAVLERSGVPADSHSGKELLDVLETYPRDELLQVDVDELLPVALAVLHLRERRQTRLFLRRDPFGRFFSALVYLPRDRYTTQVRLAMQRLLLEQLGGTNVEFTVRSSESVLSRLHFVVRVPVSRRSGATLPEVDVPALEASLAAAARSWTDDLADALAARYGDDAARMLARVADAFPAAYQEDFPAALAVEDLARLDRLTPGGMDLRLWATAQGPEGERRLTIYRVGERLLLSDVLPVLQHMGVDVLDERPYEIDRIGAPMAWVYDFGLASPTGEVPFAGTLPERFTDAITAVWAGRAEDDALNSLVLLAGLTWRQVAVLRAYVQWLRQGGLPFGEGYVQETLAAHPGIVARLVALFETRFHPDRQAGREARTTALVASLVEAIGSVESLDADRVLTSLLAAVQATLRTTAYTAGVFTGGAPLAIKLDPHAVPDLPEPRPAREVWVSSPRVMGVHLRFGAVARGGLRWSDRREDLRTEVLGLVKAQTVKNTVIVPTGAKGGFVVLRGPGEGASRDELLAEGKACYTLFIGALLALTDNLVEGAVVPPERVVRHDGDDTYLVVAADKGTATFSDLANSVAIERGFWLGDAFASGGSVGYDHKAMGITARGAWESVTRHFRELGVDVQSQEVTVVGIGDMSGDVFGNGMLLSEHLQLVAAFDHRHVFVDPTPDAAVSFAERRRLFELPRSSWADYDRSLISAGGGVWPRTAKSVPVSEPMRVALGLAEDVDALSPAELVRAVLLAPVDLLFNGGIGTYVKASSESALDVGDKANDAVRVDGEQLRVRVVGEGGNLGLTQRGRIEYALAGGRVNTDAIDNSAGVDTSDHEVNIKIALNRVVDEGRLDTGGRARLLVEMTDEVAADVLSDNYAQNATLASESSAARGLLDAHQRYLRSLERAGRLDRAVEALPDDRALGERRRDGQGLTNPELSVLLAYAKIEASDAVLHSGLPDDPALAGLLQDYFPAALRRRFPTALTSHPLRREIVATALTNRAVNVAGVTGLFRLAEETGAPLAAVVRAHAVARAAFDVDRLWDAARELDNRVPAAVQVHLRTEATRLAERATRWLLRVPELTAEPAATLGAVTERFAAPVATVRAGLPGWLLGADAEAYADRSAELRSAGVPPELAAEVAAAPLLPTALDLTVVAERTGAPIALAGQVSQCLAERLGLVPLRELVTGLPRDRRWPSMARATLRDDLATEQATLTADVLGLRSSDEETAGELVARWVDAWDLSQQRSAAQLAELAGGDRHELAELLVAVRTLRGLRSRR; encoded by the coding sequence ATGGTCGGCACGGAAACCCTCTCGGACCGCATGCTCGACCGGGCGGCTGACGTCCCGGTGGACATGGCCTCGCTGGAGGCCGCGCAGGACGAGAAGCGCCGCCTGCTGGACGACGCCGCCGCGGCCGCCGGCGGGCTGATGACCGGCGGCGCCGCCCTGCCCGCGGGGGTCCGTGCCGAGGACGGCGCCGCGCTGATGCACCGGTTCTACGCCGGCGAGCCGGCCGCCGAGGTGGTCGGCCACGAGCCCGCCGAGCTGGCCGCCCTGGCCCTGGACCACCTGCGGCTGGCCGCCCGCCGCCGGCCCGGCACCCCGGTGGTCGACGTGCACCGGGGCGAGGGTGGGCGCGCGGTGCTGCGCGTGGTCGTCGACGACATGCCGTTCCTGGTCGACTCGGTCACCGCCGAGGTGGTCCGGCAGGGGATCGTCGCCCAGCACGTCGTCCACCCGATCGTCGTGGTCCGCCGGGACGCCGAGGGCGAGCTGATCGCCTTCTGCGACAGCGCGGACGCCGCCGCCTGCGGCGCCGACGCGCTGGCCGAGTCCTGGATGGCCGTCGTGCTGGCCGGTGCGGTCGACGACGAGGCCGCCGAGGACCTGGTCGCGGGGTTGGCCACCGTGCTCGCCGACGTCCGGCGCACCCACGAGGACGCCGACGCCCTCACCGCCCGCGCCCGGGAGGTGGCCGACGCGCTGGACCGGGAGCCCGCCGCGGCGGACGCCGGTGAGCACGCCGCCGACGACCCGGCCGAGGCGGCGGCGCTGCTGCGCTGGCTGGCCGACGGGAACTTCCTCTTCCTCGGCGCGCGCACGGTCGAGCTGGTCGGCGACACCGCCGACCCCTCCGTGGTCGAGGGCTCCGAGCTGGGCCTGCTGCGCGGTTCGCCGCAGCGCACCACCTCCGTCGCCCCGGCCGCGCTCGCCGCCCCCGGCGCGGTGGGCAGCCGCCGGGTGCTGGTCACCAAGGGCGACGCCCGCTCCACCGTGCAGCGCCCGGCCTGGCTGGACCTGGTCGTCGTCGACCTGCCCAGCGACGTCCCGGGCAGCCGCGGCCGGCAGCACCTGCTGGTCGGGCTCTTCCCGAACGAGGCGTACACCAGCAGCGTCCGCGACGTGCCGCTCGTCCGGCGGACGGCCGACGCGGTGCTGGAGCGCTCCGGGGTGCCGGCCGACAGCCACTCGGGCAAGGAGCTGCTCGACGTCCTGGAGACCTACCCGCGCGACGAGCTCCTCCAGGTCGACGTCGACGAGCTGCTGCCGGTCGCGCTGGCCGTGCTGCACCTGCGCGAGCGCCGGCAGACGCGGCTCTTCCTGCGCCGCGACCCCTTCGGCCGGTTCTTCTCCGCGCTGGTCTACCTGCCCCGGGACCGGTACACGACCCAGGTCCGGCTGGCGATGCAGCGGCTGCTGCTGGAGCAGCTCGGCGGCACGAACGTCGAGTTCACCGTCCGGTCGAGCGAGTCGGTGCTGTCCCGGCTGCACTTCGTGGTGCGGGTGCCGGTCAGCCGGCGCAGCGGCGCGACGCTGCCCGAGGTCGACGTCCCGGCGCTGGAGGCCTCGCTCGCCGCCGCCGCGCGCAGCTGGACCGACGACCTCGCCGACGCCCTGGCCGCCCGGTACGGCGACGACGCCGCCCGGATGCTGGCCCGGGTCGCCGACGCGTTCCCGGCCGCCTACCAGGAGGACTTCCCCGCCGCGCTCGCCGTCGAGGACCTGGCCCGGCTGGACCGGCTCACCCCCGGCGGGATGGACCTGCGGCTGTGGGCCACGGCCCAGGGCCCGGAGGGCGAGCGCCGGCTGACGATCTACCGGGTGGGGGAGCGGCTGCTGCTCTCCGACGTGCTGCCGGTGCTGCAGCACATGGGCGTCGACGTCCTGGACGAGCGGCCCTACGAGATCGATCGGATCGGCGCGCCGATGGCGTGGGTCTACGACTTCGGGCTGGCCTCGCCGACCGGCGAGGTGCCCTTCGCCGGCACCCTGCCCGAGCGGTTCACCGACGCCATCACCGCGGTGTGGGCCGGCCGCGCGGAGGACGACGCGCTCAACTCGCTGGTGCTGCTGGCCGGGCTGACCTGGCGGCAGGTGGCGGTGCTGCGGGCCTACGTGCAGTGGCTGCGGCAGGGCGGGCTGCCCTTCGGCGAGGGCTACGTGCAGGAGACGCTGGCCGCGCACCCCGGCATCGTCGCCCGGCTGGTGGCGCTGTTCGAGACCCGGTTCCACCCCGACCGCCAGGCCGGCCGGGAGGCCCGCACCACCGCGCTGGTCGCCTCCCTGGTCGAGGCGATCGGGTCGGTGGAGTCGCTGGACGCCGACCGGGTGCTCACCTCGCTGCTCGCCGCCGTCCAGGCCACCCTGCGGACGACGGCCTACACCGCGGGGGTCTTCACCGGCGGCGCCCCGCTGGCGATCAAGCTCGACCCGCACGCCGTCCCGGACCTGCCCGAGCCCCGGCCCGCCCGCGAGGTCTGGGTGAGCTCGCCGCGGGTGATGGGCGTGCACCTGCGGTTCGGCGCGGTCGCCCGGGGTGGGTTGCGCTGGAGCGACCGCCGGGAGGACCTGCGCACCGAGGTGCTCGGCCTGGTCAAGGCGCAGACGGTGAAGAACACCGTGATCGTGCCGACCGGTGCCAAGGGCGGGTTCGTGGTGCTCCGCGGGCCGGGGGAGGGGGCCTCCCGCGATGAGTTGCTGGCCGAGGGGAAGGCCTGCTACACGCTGTTCATCGGGGCGCTGCTCGCGCTCACCGACAACCTGGTCGAGGGTGCCGTCGTCCCGCCCGAGCGGGTGGTGCGCCACGACGGCGACGACACCTACCTGGTGGTCGCGGCGGACAAGGGGACGGCGACCTTCTCCGACCTGGCCAACTCCGTGGCGATCGAGCGCGGGTTCTGGCTCGGCGACGCCTTCGCCTCCGGCGGCTCGGTGGGCTACGACCACAAGGCGATGGGCATCACCGCCCGCGGCGCCTGGGAGTCGGTGACCCGGCACTTCCGCGAGCTCGGCGTCGACGTGCAGAGCCAGGAGGTCACCGTCGTCGGCATCGGCGACATGTCCGGCGACGTCTTCGGCAACGGGATGCTGCTGTCGGAGCACCTGCAGCTGGTGGCCGCCTTCGACCACCGGCACGTCTTCGTCGACCCGACCCCGGACGCCGCCGTCTCCTTCGCCGAGCGCCGCCGGCTGTTCGAGCTGCCGCGCTCCTCGTGGGCCGACTACGACCGGTCGCTGATCAGCGCCGGGGGCGGGGTGTGGCCGCGGACGGCGAAGTCGGTGCCGGTCTCCGAGCCGATGCGGGTCGCGCTCGGCCTGGCCGAGGACGTCGACGCGCTCAGCCCGGCGGAGCTGGTCCGGGCGGTGCTGCTGGCCCCGGTCGACCTGCTGTTCAACGGCGGGATCGGCACCTACGTCAAGGCGTCGTCGGAGAGCGCGCTGGACGTCGGCGACAAGGCCAACGACGCGGTGCGGGTCGACGGCGAGCAGCTGCGGGTGCGGGTGGTCGGCGAGGGCGGCAACCTGGGGCTGACCCAGCGCGGCCGGATCGAGTACGCGCTGGCCGGCGGCCGGGTGAACACCGACGCGATCGACAACTCCGCCGGCGTGGACACCTCCGACCACGAGGTCAACATCAAGATCGCGCTGAACCGGGTTGTCGACGAGGGGCGGCTGGACACCGGCGGCCGGGCGCGGTTGCTGGTCGAGATGACCGACGAGGTGGCCGCCGACGTGCTGTCCGACAACTACGCGCAGAACGCCACGCTGGCGTCCGAGTCCTCCGCCGCCCGCGGCCTGCTGGACGCCCACCAGCGCTACCTGCGGTCGCTGGAGCGGGCCGGCCGGCTGGACCGCGCGGTCGAGGCGCTGCCCGACGACCGGGCGCTCGGCGAACGGCGCCGGGACGGGCAGGGGCTGACCAACCCCGAGCTCAGCGTGCTGCTCGCCTACGCCAAGATCGAGGCCAGCGACGCCGTGCTGCACTCCGGGCTGCCCGACGACCCGGCGCTGGCCGGGTTGCTGCAGGACTACTTCCCCGCCGCGCTCCGCCGCCGGTTCCCGACCGCGCTGACCAGCCACCCGCTGCGCCGGGAGATCGTCGCGACCGCGCTGACCAACCGGGCGGTGAACGTCGCCGGGGTCACCGGGTTGTTCCGGCTGGCCGAGGAGACCGGCGCCCCGCTGGCCGCGGTGGTGCGGGCGCACGCGGTGGCCCGGGCGGCGTTCGACGTCGACCGGCTCTGGGACGCCGCGCGCGAGCTGGACAACCGGGTGCCGGCCGCGGTGCAGGTGCACCTGCGCACCGAGGCGACCCGGCTGGCCGAGCGGGCCACCCGCTGGCTGCTGCGGGTGCCCGAGCTCACCGCGGAGCCGGCGGCCACGCTGGGCGCCGTGACGGAGCGGTTCGCCGCACCGGTGGCGACGGTCCGGGCGGGGCTGCCCGGCTGGCTGCTGGGTGCCGACGCCGAGGCCTACGCCGACCGGTCCGCGGAGCTGCGCTCGGCGGGGGTGCCGCCGGAGCTGGCCGCCGAGGTCGCGGCCGCGCCGCTGCTGCCGACCGCCCTCGACCTCACCGTGGTCGCCGAGCGCACCGGTGCGCCGATCGCGCTGGCCGGCCAGGTGTCGCAGTGCCTGGCCGAGCGGCTGGGGCTGGTGCCGCTGCGCGAGCTGGTCACCGGCCTGCCGCGGGACCGGCGCTGGCCGTCGATGGCCCGGGCGACGCTCCGCGACGACCTGGCCACCGAGCAGGCGACGCTGACCGCGGACGTGCTCGGCCTGCGCAGCTCCGACGAGGAGACCGCCGGTGAGCTGGTGGCCCGCTGGGTCGACGCGTGGGACCTGTCCCAGCAGCGGTCGGCGGCCCAGCTGGCCGAGCTGGCCGGTGGTGACCGGCACGAGCTGGCCGAGCTGCTGGTCGCCGTCCGCACCCTGCGGGGGCTGCGCTCGCGCCGCTAG
- a CDS encoding DNA/RNA non-specific endonuclease, which translates to MTTPADDLAGRTGLDEELLGVPVRLPALRDGPATVRLDYTHFSVLHRPDRRLAAVTGVGIDGALLQDLPREGIEWRLDPRLPAGQQTGPEVYTRNDLDRGHLVRRADAVWGTTLAEAQQGNEDTFHYTNAAPQAASFNQGEQLWLGLEEYLLTNAATAQRKLVVLTAPVLDPADPPYRGIRVPLRFVKVAAFVHRGELAATGYLLDQTPLVGELPGTAATDDAPPLGPFRTFQVPVADVAALTGLDLDQLAAVDRLPATVGADAGGPGVPSGWARLRTLAQVRWQQG; encoded by the coding sequence ATGACGACCCCCGCTGACGACCTGGCCGGCCGGACCGGGCTGGACGAGGAGCTGCTCGGCGTCCCGGTCCGGCTCCCGGCCCTGCGGGACGGGCCGGCGACGGTCCGGCTCGACTACACGCACTTCAGCGTGCTGCACCGCCCGGACCGTCGGCTGGCCGCGGTCACCGGGGTGGGCATCGACGGGGCGCTGCTGCAGGACCTGCCGCGCGAGGGCATCGAGTGGCGGCTGGACCCGCGGCTGCCCGCCGGCCAGCAGACCGGGCCGGAGGTCTACACCCGCAACGACCTGGACCGCGGCCACCTCGTCCGCCGGGCCGACGCCGTCTGGGGCACCACCCTCGCCGAGGCGCAGCAGGGCAACGAGGACACCTTCCACTACACCAACGCCGCGCCGCAGGCCGCCTCGTTCAACCAGGGCGAGCAGCTGTGGCTCGGCCTGGAGGAGTACCTGCTGACCAACGCCGCCACGGCCCAGCGGAAGCTCGTCGTCCTCACCGCGCCGGTGCTCGACCCGGCCGACCCGCCCTACCGCGGCATCCGCGTCCCGCTGCGGTTCGTCAAGGTGGCGGCGTTCGTGCACCGCGGCGAGCTGGCCGCCACCGGCTACCTGCTCGACCAGACGCCGCTGGTCGGCGAGCTGCCCGGCACGGCCGCCACCGACGACGCCCCGCCGCTCGGGCCGTTCCGCACCTTCCAGGTGCCGGTCGCCGACGTCGCCGCGCTCACCGGCCTGGACCTGGACCAGCTCGCCGCCGTCGACCGGCTGCCGGCCACCGTCGGGGCGGACGCCGGCGGACCCGGGGTGCCGTCGGGCTGGGCCCGGCTCCGCACCCTGGCCCAGGTCCGCTGGCAGCAGGGCTAG
- a CDS encoding phage holin family protein: MATIGKFAVRVVVLAVIIYAVTRLVDGISVDTAGGRYGEAGTYLWVALLFALVNSIVGPVVRLLALPFVVLTLGLFLLVINAAMLGLTAALSDRFSVDGFVPAVLGGLLIAVFSWIAELLLPLKVRA, translated from the coding sequence GTGGCCACGATCGGGAAGTTCGCCGTACGCGTCGTCGTGCTGGCGGTGATCATCTACGCCGTCACCCGGCTGGTCGACGGGATCAGCGTCGACACCGCGGGCGGCCGGTACGGCGAGGCGGGCACCTACCTCTGGGTGGCGCTGCTGTTCGCGCTGGTGAACTCGATCGTCGGACCGGTCGTGCGGCTGCTCGCGCTGCCGTTCGTCGTCCTCACGCTCGGGTTGTTCCTGCTGGTGATCAACGCGGCCATGCTCGGCCTGACCGCCGCGCTGTCGGACCGGTTCTCCGTCGACGGCTTCGTGCCGGCGGTGCTGGGCGGCCTGCTGATCGCCGTCTTCAGCTGGATCGCCGAGCTGCTGCTGCCGCTGAAGGTCCGCGCCTGA